The following are encoded together in the Gemmatimonadaceae bacterium genome:
- the yaiO gene encoding YaiO family outer membrane beta-barrel protein encodes MPRSRRLLAAVGVIATLWHTSVSAQAPLAGGLPGRWIEANALAQRVSNGYGNWQGLYVRGVRPSARDTWYVDALALHAFGENGLQVGATHRHDWNGRVFQMLGASVGSGASIMPRGRVDGALGVRLGAQRRWQATGGVSYVKSVTELSDLAGIASLAWYAPHAVMIEVGGRYNSSRPGNIKSHRLSTTAAWTPSPKRTFSVRGIGGSEGWQVVRTGTTLTRFQSQEGALAWREKVTDDWALSIQGDWYHNPYYTRSGVTLGVARYW; translated from the coding sequence GCGTCATCGCCACGCTGTGGCACACATCCGTGTCGGCGCAAGCGCCGCTGGCCGGCGGACTCCCAGGGCGATGGATCGAAGCCAATGCGCTCGCGCAGCGCGTGTCCAATGGCTACGGCAATTGGCAGGGACTCTATGTGCGCGGCGTGCGACCCTCAGCACGCGACACGTGGTACGTCGATGCGTTGGCATTGCACGCGTTCGGCGAGAATGGCCTGCAGGTTGGTGCCACCCATCGTCATGATTGGAACGGCCGCGTCTTTCAGATGCTGGGCGCGAGCGTCGGTAGCGGCGCGTCCATCATGCCCCGTGGTCGAGTCGACGGGGCGTTGGGGGTTCGATTGGGCGCGCAACGTCGGTGGCAAGCCACCGGCGGCGTTTCGTATGTGAAGTCGGTGACGGAGTTGTCCGACCTGGCCGGCATCGCGTCGCTGGCCTGGTATGCGCCGCACGCCGTGATGATTGAAGTGGGCGGACGCTACAACAGCAGTCGGCCGGGCAACATCAAGTCACATCGCCTGTCCACCACCGCCGCATGGACGCCGTCACCCAAGCGCACGTTTTCGGTGCGCGGCATTGGCGGTTCTGAGGGCTGGCAGGTGGTGCGCACCGGCACCACGCTGACCCGGTTCCAATCGCAGGAAGGGGCGCTGGCGTGGCGCGAAAAAGTGACCGACGACTGGGCGCTCAGCATCCAGGGCGATTGGTACCACAATCCTTACTACACCCGTTCCGGAGTCACCCTCGGTGTCGCGCGTTACTGGTAG